From Candidatus Delongbacteria bacterium, a single genomic window includes:
- a CDS encoding recombinase family protein produces MEAIIWSRVSSQSQDNNRQVLNLKQVALEKGWKVKRVFEEKVSGTVKSTERKEFSKILDYTEQYGIRLILISEISRIGRRVVDVLNVVDNFHRKGIAIYVQQFNMVSMENGKENPMVMLLLQMMSIGAEMENNLRKIRQAEGIQLAKLQNKYSGRSFGSKANKETQLVKYADVVDLLEKSELSIRRISSITGKSINTVRMVKQLLND; encoded by the coding sequence ATGGAAGCGATAATTTGGAGCAGAGTTTCAAGCCAATCTCAGGATAACAATCGCCAGGTTTTAAACTTGAAACAAGTAGCTTTAGAGAAAGGGTGGAAAGTAAAACGGGTGTTTGAAGAAAAGGTATCTGGCACAGTTAAATCAACCGAAAGAAAGGAATTCAGCAAAATATTGGATTACACCGAACAATACGGTATCAGGTTAATCCTTATAAGTGAAATAAGTCGCATCGGGAGACGGGTTGTGGACGTGTTGAATGTTGTAGATAATTTTCATCGAAAAGGCATAGCCATATACGTTCAACAATTTAATATGGTCTCGATGGAGAACGGCAAAGAGAATCCAATGGTTATGCTTTTATTACAGATGATGTCCATCGGTGCAGAAATGGAGAATAATTTGCGTAAAATTCGCCAGGCAGAGGGCATTCAACTTGCGAAGCTTCAGAACAAATATTCAGGTAGGTCGTTTGGCAGTAAAGCAAATAAAGAAACCCAGTTAGTTAAATATGCTGATGTGGTTGATTTGTTGGAGAAAAGCGAGTTGAGCATAAGACGTATTTCCAGCATCACAGGAAAAAGCATCAATACGGTTCGTATGGTTAAACAATTGCTAAATGATTAG
- a CDS encoding XRE family transcriptional regulator gives MATLEKEKNPVLIRIGEKIRMLRKQNPDFDNYEVFAFTHKINKVTLQRIERGENYNMESLLKVLNALDVSLSNFFSDVR, from the coding sequence ATGGCAACTTTAGAAAAGGAGAAGAATCCTGTATTAATTAGAATTGGTGAGAAAATTAGGATGCTCCGCAAACAGAATCCCGATTTCGATAACTATGAAGTATTTGCCTTTACTCACAAGATTAATAAGGTTACACTCCAACGAATTGAACGGGGCGAAAACTATAACATGGAGTCTTTATTAAAGGTGCTGAATGCCCTTGATGTAAGCTTATCTAATTTCTTTTCAGATGTAAGATAA